In the genome of Saccharomonospora viridis DSM 43017, one region contains:
- a CDS encoding CDGSH iron-sulfur domain-containing protein — MPTEPTGPTRRDREPRRVTVVPGGPVLIEGPVELHCDGRIVVSDRFLVAVCACRRSKNYPFCDASHRRKKR, encoded by the coding sequence GTGCCGACCGAACCGACCGGACCGACCCGTAGGGACCGGGAACCGCGCCGGGTCACCGTCGTGCCGGGCGGTCCCGTGCTCATCGAGGGGCCGGTGGAGCTGCATTGCGACGGGCGCATCGTCGTGTCCGACCGTTTCCTGGTCGCGGTGTGCGCCTGTCGGCGCAGTAAGAACTACCCCTTCTGCGACGCCAGCCATCGTCGCAAGAAACGGTAG
- a CDS encoding iron-containing redox enzyme family protein — protein MPLPRGPLSATVVTALRERPDTRPYLPTGAGRADPYGHDLQLTLQICYELHYQGFTDVDPDWEWHPDLLRLRTALEQRFLAALRADVPGGGRDADVESALDDLLVEPVHGEGLTHWLRDKGTWLQMREFLAMRSIYHLKEADPHVWAIPRLRGQAKAALVAVEFDEFGGGRYERMHSRLYADLLEAAELSSDYLGYIEHVPPQVFATVNLMSMFGLHRNLRGALVGHFAAAEITTAPSAHRMVQALDRMNAPEACRFFYTEHVEADAVHEQVLRREVIGDLLTREPRLAADVVFGIQATELLESRLAEHALKHWRKGRSALRRPLNET, from the coding sequence CTGCCACTGCCCCGGGGGCCGCTGTCGGCGACCGTCGTGACCGCCTTACGGGAAAGGCCCGACACGCGGCCCTACCTGCCCACCGGTGCCGGACGGGCCGATCCGTACGGCCACGACCTGCAGTTGACCCTGCAGATCTGCTACGAGCTGCACTATCAGGGGTTCACCGACGTCGATCCCGACTGGGAATGGCATCCCGATCTGCTGCGCCTACGCACGGCTCTGGAACAGCGGTTCCTGGCGGCCCTTCGCGCGGACGTCCCCGGTGGGGGCAGGGACGCCGACGTCGAATCCGCACTCGACGACCTCCTCGTCGAACCGGTACACGGTGAAGGGCTGACCCACTGGTTGCGGGACAAGGGCACGTGGCTGCAGATGCGCGAATTCCTGGCGATGCGTTCGATCTACCACCTGAAGGAGGCCGACCCGCACGTGTGGGCCATCCCCCGGCTTCGCGGGCAGGCCAAAGCGGCGCTGGTGGCCGTGGAGTTCGACGAGTTCGGCGGGGGCCGTTACGAGCGGATGCACTCGCGTCTCTACGCCGACCTGCTGGAGGCCGCTGAACTGAGCTCCGATTACCTGGGCTACATCGAACACGTACCGCCACAGGTGTTCGCCACCGTGAACCTGATGTCGATGTTCGGCCTGCACCGGAATCTGCGGGGAGCGTTGGTGGGACACTTCGCCGCGGCCGAGATCACCACGGCCCCCAGCGCCCATCGCATGGTGCAGGCGCTCGACCGGATGAACGCACCGGAGGCGTGCCGGTTCTTCTACACCGAACACGTGGAGGCCGACGCGGTGCACGAACAGGTGTTGCGGCGTGAGGTGATCGGCGACCTGCTGACCCGGGAACCCCGCCTCGCCGCCGACGTCGTGTTCGGCATCCAGGCCACCGAACTGCTGGAGTCCCGACTCGCCGAACACGCCCTGAAGCACTGGCGCAAGGGCAGAAGCGCCCTACGCCGTCCTCTGAACGAGACGTAG
- a CDS encoding DUF2795 domain-containing protein gives MPTTVKRLHAALSEADFPAEKDQLVQYAQRAGADNDTMHELNAIPAETYGSLAEVERAVSFGPPQNERERAQRRRSHDKPGLAEQAKDVTEHPIVSELGENRGS, from the coding sequence ATGCCCACGACCGTCAAACGGCTGCACGCGGCCCTGTCGGAGGCCGATTTCCCCGCCGAGAAGGACCAGCTTGTGCAATATGCCCAACGGGCCGGCGCGGACAACGACACCATGCACGAACTGAACGCCATCCCCGCCGAGACGTACGGCAGCCTCGCCGAGGTCGAGAGGGCGGTGTCGTTCGGTCCGCCGCAGAACGAGCGGGAGCGCGCGCAGCGGCGCCGCAGTCACGACAAGCCCGGACTGGCCGAACAGGCCAAGGACGTCACCGAACACCCGATCGTCTCCGAGCTTGGTGAGAACCGCGGGAGTTGA